From a region of the Flavobacterium sediminilitoris genome:
- a CDS encoding GNAT family N-acetyltransferase, with protein MRVNLRAYSISDCQSILDIINYNILHSTSLYDYDVRTLEQQIAIFEDKLEKKFPIIVAEIDNEVIGFGYYSEFRFREAYKFTVEHSIYVSNTYHGKGIGNLLLSELIRLAKNQKLHTMIGVIDSENQNSINFHEKFGFKIVGNIKESGYKFNKWLNSIIMQLFLD; from the coding sequence ATGAGAGTCAATTTACGTGCTTACTCTATTTCCGACTGTCAATCAATTTTAGACATTATAAACTATAATATTTTACATTCTACTTCCTTATATGATTATGATGTTAGAACACTAGAGCAGCAAATTGCGATTTTTGAAGACAAATTAGAAAAAAAATTTCCCATTATAGTCGCCGAAATTGATAATGAAGTTATTGGTTTTGGTTATTATAGTGAATTTCGTTTTAGAGAAGCATATAAATTTACCGTTGAACATTCTATCTACGTTTCAAACACATATCATGGAAAAGGAATTGGTAATCTTTTGTTATCTGAACTTATTCGTTTAGCCAAAAATCAAAAACTCCATACTATGATTGGAGTTATTGATTCCGAAAACCAAAACAGTATAAATTTTCACGAAAAATTTGGTTTCAAAATAGTTGGTAATATTAAAGAATCTGGGTATAAATTTAACAAATGGCTTAATTCAATAATAATGCAATTATTTTTAGACTAG
- a CDS encoding glutathione peroxidase, with protein sequence MKKYLIFGMFCVFSVLNVKSQTNKTLTLKKDDKMKENIYQFKVEDIEGNDFDFSALRGKKIMIVNTASKCGLTPQYKDLQLLYEKYSKDNFVIIGFPANNFGSQEPGTNNEIATFCERNYGVSFPIMGKISVKGDDMHPIYKFLTQKAKNGLVDSEVEWNFQKYLINEKGELDNVISPRVLPTDDSIINWIENKK encoded by the coding sequence ATGAAAAAATATTTAATTTTTGGAATGTTTTGTGTGTTTTCAGTTTTAAATGTAAAATCTCAAACAAATAAAACACTCACTTTAAAAAAAGATGATAAAATGAAAGAAAATATATATCAATTTAAAGTTGAAGATATTGAAGGAAATGATTTTGATTTTTCTGCTTTAAGAGGAAAAAAAATTATGATTGTAAATACAGCGTCTAAATGTGGATTAACACCTCAGTATAAAGATCTACAATTATTGTATGAAAAATATAGTAAAGATAATTTTGTAATTATTGGTTTTCCAGCTAATAATTTTGGATCACAAGAGCCAGGAACAAATAATGAAATTGCAACTTTTTGTGAACGAAATTATGGTGTGAGCTTTCCAATAATGGGTAAAATTTCTGTTAAAGGAGATGATATGCATCCAATTTATAAATTTTTAACTCAGAAAGCTAAAAATGGACTTGTAGATAGTGAGGTAGAGTGGAATTTTCAAAAATATTTAATTAATGAAAAAGGGGAACTTGATAATGTGATCTCACCACGAGTATTGCCAACCGATGATTCAATTATTAATTGGATAGAAAACAAGAAATAG
- a CDS encoding potassium channel family protein produces MFFFRTLISFLQDDEYRDLLITTAIILLVGTLAYHYLEGWSVIDSFYFSVVTLTTIGYGDFAPQTDAGKLFTVLYIVIGIGMILSFINTIQHHYTYMRYREKKDILKGKNFKKEVKKINPRKDSVL; encoded by the coding sequence ATGTTTTTCTTTAGAACACTAATTTCTTTTTTACAAGATGATGAATATAGAGATTTACTCATTACCACAGCCATCATATTATTAGTTGGAACATTAGCTTATCATTATTTAGAAGGATGGAGCGTAATAGATTCTTTCTATTTTTCAGTTGTAACATTAACAACTATTGGATATGGAGATTTTGCTCCTCAAACAGATGCTGGAAAACTTTTTACGGTTTTATATATTGTAATAGGAATTGGAATGATTCTTAGCTTTATTAATACAATTCAGCACCATTACACTTATATGAGATATAGAGAAAAAAAAGATATCTTAAAAGGTAAAAATTTTAAAAAAGAAGTCAAAAAAATTAATCCAAGAAAAGATTCAGTACTTTAA
- a CDS encoding DoxX family protein: MKKNYIPLITKLIIVILLLQTLFFKFTGAPESVYIFSELGLEPYGRIGIGIIELLISILIIIPKTTLIGAILGLGTILGAIFSHLFFLGVEIQNDGGLLFILALIIFFCCLYLIYINRHNLLNFKFTT, encoded by the coding sequence ATGAAAAAAAACTATATTCCATTAATTACAAAACTAATTATAGTCATACTTCTTTTACAAACTTTATTTTTTAAATTCACTGGAGCTCCAGAAAGTGTTTATATTTTCTCAGAATTAGGTTTAGAACCATACGGTAGAATTGGTATCGGCATAATTGAACTACTTATTTCCATTTTAATCATAATTCCTAAAACTACATTAATAGGTGCTATTTTAGGATTAGGAACAATTTTAGGCGCTATTTTTTCTCATCTTTTTTTCTTAGGAGTCGAAATACAAAATGATGGCGGCTTACTCTTCATATTAGCACTAATTATCTTTTTTTGTTGTCTTTATTTAATTTATATAAACAGACATAATCTTCTAAATTTTAAATTTACAACATAA
- a CDS encoding M28 family metallopeptidase, giving the protein MRLFLAFTAILVLSCTTKKEMIQSSENQIVSEIKETNFSKPENVAKTLSFLASDELEGRDSGSEGIEKASIFLERILKENGVKPYFNSYRDTLTNFDKPSYNIVGYIEGNDPKLKNEFVIIGAHYDHIGKIAAVNGDDIGNGANDNASGTTAVTEVVKYFAKSKSNKRSLIFAFFSAEEKGLLGSKHLAKKLKKQNMNLYFMFNFEMIGIPMKDRDMLMYITGFGKSNMAQKINEYANEKLVGYLPIETQYQLFRASDNYPFFNEFEVPAQTVSTFDFENFQFYHQPDDEFELMNPTHMANVVNKMIPVLEEMMNAKTKEIVLKK; this is encoded by the coding sequence ATGAGACTTTTCTTAGCTTTTACTGCAATCCTAGTATTATCATGTACTACTAAAAAAGAGATGATTCAATCATCTGAAAATCAAATTGTTTCTGAAATAAAAGAAACTAATTTTTCTAAACCAGAAAATGTAGCAAAGACATTATCCTTTTTAGCTTCGGATGAATTAGAAGGAAGAGATTCTGGAAGTGAAGGTATTGAAAAAGCAAGTATCTTTTTAGAAAGAATTTTAAAAGAGAATGGTGTAAAACCATATTTCAATTCCTATCGTGACACTCTTACAAACTTTGATAAACCATCTTACAATATTGTTGGATATATTGAAGGTAACGATCCAAAATTAAAGAATGAATTTGTTATTATAGGTGCGCATTACGATCATATAGGTAAAATTGCAGCAGTAAACGGAGACGATATAGGCAATGGTGCAAACGATAATGCATCTGGAACTACTGCCGTGACAGAAGTTGTGAAATACTTTGCTAAAAGTAAAAGCAATAAACGAAGCCTAATTTTTGCTTTCTTTTCTGCCGAAGAAAAAGGGCTATTAGGTTCAAAACATTTAGCTAAAAAATTAAAAAAACAAAACATGAATTTATATTTCATGTTTAATTTCGAAATGATTGGAATTCCAATGAAAGATCGTGATATGTTAATGTATATAACTGGTTTTGGAAAAAGCAATATGGCACAAAAAATAAACGAATATGCAAATGAAAAACTAGTAGGATATCTACCAATAGAAACACAATATCAACTATTTAGAGCTTCAGACAATTATCCTTTTTTCAACGAATTTGAAGTACCAGCGCAAACTGTATCTACTTTTGATTTTGAAAACTTTCAATTTTATCATCAACCAGATGATGAATTTGAGTTAATGAACCCTACTCATATGGCTAATGTTGTAAATAAAATGATTCCTGTTTTAGAAGAAATGATGAATGCTAAAACAAAGGAAATAGTCCTAAAGAAGTAG
- a CDS encoding SDR family NAD(P)-dependent oxidoreductase, translating to MKNIVITGTSRGIGYELALQFANEGHNVLAISRKTPQMLIEHKNITCLSIDISNENELKKAEEFISNSWKKVDILINNAGSLLHKPFEQITSKEFQNIYKVNVFAVAELTRICIPFMITGSHVITISSMGGIQGSMKFAGLAAYSSSKGAVITLSELLAEEYKEKGIAFNVLALGSVNTEMLQEAFPGYEAPVSAKEMSDYIYNFALTGNKYYNGKVLQVSSTTP from the coding sequence ATGAAAAATATTGTTATCACAGGAACATCAAGAGGAATAGGATATGAATTAGCACTACAATTTGCTAATGAAGGTCACAATGTATTAGCTATTTCAAGAAAAACACCTCAGATGTTAATTGAACATAAAAACATCACATGTTTATCTATTGATATTTCAAATGAAAATGAATTAAAAAAAGCGGAAGAATTTATTTCAAATTCATGGAAGAAAGTAGATATTCTTATTAATAATGCTGGAAGTTTATTACATAAACCGTTTGAACAAATTACATCAAAAGAGTTTCAAAACATCTATAAAGTAAATGTTTTTGCTGTTGCAGAACTAACACGTATTTGCATTCCGTTTATGATAACAGGAAGCCACGTAATAACTATCAGCTCAATGGGTGGTATTCAAGGAAGCATGAAATTTGCAGGATTAGCCGCTTATAGTTCTAGTAAAGGTGCAGTCATTACATTATCAGAACTATTAGCTGAGGAATATAAAGAAAAAGGAATTGCTTTTAATGTTTTAGCTTTAGGTTCTGTAAATACTGAAATGCTTCAAGAAGCTTTTCCGGGGTATGAAGCTCCAGTTTCTGCTAAAGAAATGTCTGATTACATCTACAACTTCGCCTTAACAGGAAACAAATATTATAACGGAAAAGTATTACAAGTATCTTCTACTACGCCTTAG
- a CDS encoding SprT-like domain-containing protein — MSDVLQKYLPEHAVLPCFELIKTNHVHLKIVNERQTRHGDYRKNANGYHQITVNASLNKYRFLITLIHEIAHLVAFEKYGQFIKPHGNEWKLTFQHLMLPFIRSEIFPNQLLPLLARHFKNPKASSDTDATLSLALKQFDEKESDKNYIFEIPYGSHFRIQNGKVFKKIALRVKRYECIDLQTGRMYLFQPNAEVELIPN, encoded by the coding sequence ATGAGTGACGTTTTACAAAAATACCTCCCTGAACATGCTGTTCTTCCTTGTTTTGAACTAATCAAGACTAATCATGTACACTTAAAAATTGTAAACGAAAGACAAACTCGTCATGGTGATTATAGAAAAAATGCAAATGGCTACCATCAAATTACAGTAAATGCTAGTTTAAATAAATATCGCTTTTTAATTACTCTAATTCATGAAATTGCGCATTTAGTTGCTTTTGAAAAATATGGTCAATTTATAAAACCTCATGGAAATGAATGGAAATTAACATTTCAACATCTAATGCTTCCTTTTATTCGTTCTGAAATTTTCCCTAATCAATTACTTCCGCTTTTAGCACGACATTTTAAAAACCCAAAGGCAAGTAGTGACACTGATGCTACTTTATCCTTAGCTTTAAAACAATTTGACGAAAAAGAATCTGATAAAAATTATATCTTTGAAATTCCTTATGGAAGTCATTTTAGAATTCAGAATGGTAAAGTTTTTAAAAAAATAGCCCTTAGAGTAAAACGATATGAATGCATTGATCTACAAACAGGAAGAATGTACTTATTTCAACCTAATGCTGAAGTGGAATTAATTCCAAATTAA
- a CDS encoding mannose-1-phosphate guanylyltransferase translates to MNTNYYAILMAGGVGSRFWPVSTADFPKQFHDMLGTGDTLIQKTFSRLSQLIPKENILILTNERYNNLVLEQLPMVKQEQIILEPAMKNTAPCILYASLKIKKQNPDAVVVVAPSDHWIEDEVQFVANIQRSFDFCEMQETLMTLGIVPTFPNTGYGYIEFDKLDSRPIKKVAQFREKPDYPTAKKFIQSRNFLWNAGIFIWSIKSITQAFEKFQPEMYHHFMKGYDLYNSENEKAFILENYPEAENISIDYAILEKAQNVFVLPATFDWNDLGTWGSLYDKLPKDKQENAIINATVLLEDSSNNIIRTEGKKTVVIDGLNDYIIVDKENVLLIYPKSKEQDIKKIVNKLK, encoded by the coding sequence ATGAATACAAATTATTATGCAATATTAATGGCAGGCGGAGTCGGATCAAGATTTTGGCCTGTAAGCACTGCTGATTTTCCAAAGCAATTTCACGATATGTTAGGAACAGGAGACACATTAATTCAAAAAACATTTAGTCGATTATCTCAATTAATTCCTAAAGAAAATATTTTAATTTTAACTAATGAACGCTACAATAATTTAGTCTTGGAACAATTACCAATGGTAAAACAAGAACAAATTATACTAGAGCCTGCCATGAAAAATACAGCTCCATGTATTTTATATGCTTCACTAAAAATAAAAAAACAAAACCCTGATGCAGTTGTTGTTGTTGCACCTAGTGATCATTGGATTGAAGATGAAGTACAGTTTGTAGCAAATATTCAACGCTCATTTGACTTTTGTGAAATGCAAGAAACTCTTATGACATTAGGAATTGTTCCTACTTTTCCAAATACAGGATATGGTTATATTGAATTTGACAAACTCGACAGTAGACCTATTAAGAAAGTAGCTCAATTCAGAGAAAAACCTGATTATCCAACAGCTAAAAAATTTATTCAAAGCCGAAACTTCTTATGGAATGCTGGTATTTTTATTTGGAGTATAAAATCAATTACTCAAGCATTTGAAAAATTTCAACCAGAAATGTATCACCATTTTATGAAAGGTTATGATTTATACAATTCTGAAAATGAGAAGGCATTTATTCTTGAAAATTATCCTGAAGCAGAAAACATTTCCATTGATTATGCAATATTAGAAAAAGCGCAAAATGTTTTTGTCTTACCTGCTACTTTTGACTGGAATGATCTTGGGACTTGGGGTTCATTATATGACAAATTACCAAAAGATAAACAAGAAAATGCAATCATAAATGCAACAGTTCTTTTAGAAGATTCATCAAACAACATCATTAGAACGGAAGGAAAAAAAACAGTAGTAATAGACGGTTTAAATGATTATATAATTGTTGATAAAGAAAATGTACTTTTGATATATCCAAAAAGCAAAGAACAAGACATAAAAAAGATAGTCAATAAGTTAAAATAA
- a CDS encoding DUF389 domain-containing protein: protein MDKNQDSGINILGILKKYLLEIFDIAHDTNKQATIDEIKSGVYMKGQTAWVLIFSILIASTGLNTSSTAVVIGAMLISPLMGPILGMGLSLGINDIDFLKVALKNFGIMVVLSLTTSFLFFSIPMFQNETPELIARTFPDVRDVIIALSGGLALIIALSRRTKSLNTIAGVAIATALMPPLCTAGYGLATGKWDFFGGAIFLFSINTIFIASATFIIVRFLKFPYEAYANSKRRKLISQIISFFALVILIPSMYMFYELYKKSDFNQKVTILINKLKTEQGILILDVDTDYATKKIEFAVIGKSLSNSDIAQFTKEMNQMGYKDCNFKVLQNAGNIETINKIKEIENSFLSNQQLLVKKDATILEKEKEIFELKSQLISKNETVFPFTEIAKEIKALHPEINEVAYSNAVITNFSKTDTIPSFEVKWNKTFNSKKKTEAIATLQNWLRTKLKNEKVIVK from the coding sequence ATGGATAAAAATCAAGATTCAGGTATAAATATTCTAGGTATTTTAAAAAAATACTTGCTAGAAATATTTGATATTGCTCATGATACAAATAAACAAGCTACTATAGACGAGATTAAATCAGGCGTTTATATGAAAGGACAAACCGCTTGGGTATTGATTTTTTCTATTTTAATTGCTTCTACAGGATTAAATACTAGTTCCACTGCTGTTGTAATTGGTGCCATGTTAATTTCACCATTAATGGGTCCGATTTTAGGAATGGGGTTGTCTTTAGGGATTAATGATATTGACTTCTTAAAAGTTGCATTAAAGAATTTCGGAATTATGGTTGTTTTAAGTTTAACCACTTCTTTCCTATTCTTCAGTATTCCAATGTTCCAAAATGAAACACCTGAATTAATAGCGCGAACTTTCCCTGATGTTAGAGATGTTATAATTGCTCTTTCAGGTGGATTAGCTTTAATTATAGCTTTAAGCAGGAGAACTAAATCTCTAAACACTATTGCTGGTGTGGCTATTGCAACTGCTTTAATGCCTCCTTTATGTACAGCAGGCTACGGATTAGCAACTGGAAAATGGGATTTCTTTGGCGGTGCTATTTTCTTATTTTCAATTAATACTATTTTTATTGCTTCTGCTACTTTTATTATCGTTCGCTTTTTAAAATTTCCTTACGAAGCTTATGCTAATTCTAAAAGAAGAAAACTTATATCTCAAATCATTTCCTTTTTTGCTTTAGTCATATTAATTCCCAGTATGTACATGTTCTATGAATTATATAAAAAGTCTGACTTTAATCAAAAAGTAACCATTTTAATTAATAAATTAAAAACAGAGCAAGGTATCTTAATTTTAGATGTTGACACAGATTATGCAACAAAAAAAATAGAATTTGCAGTAATAGGAAAAAGTCTTTCTAATAGTGACATTGCCCAATTTACAAAAGAAATGAATCAAATGGGTTATAAAGACTGTAATTTTAAAGTTCTACAAAACGCAGGAAATATTGAAACAATTAACAAGATTAAAGAAATTGAAAATTCTTTTTTATCAAATCAACAATTGCTTGTTAAAAAAGATGCAACCATATTAGAAAAAGAAAAAGAAATTTTTGAATTGAAAAGTCAGTTAATTTCTAAAAACGAAACAGTATTCCCTTTTACTGAGATAGCTAAAGAAATAAAAGCTCTGCATCCTGAAATTAATGAAGTTGCATATTCCAATGCTGTAATTACAAATTTCTCAAAAACAGATACAATTCCATCTTTTGAAGTAAAATGGAACAAAACATTCAATTCTAAAAAGAAAACAGAAGCAATTGCAACATTACAAAACTGGCTGCGAACAAAATTAAAGAACGAAAAAGTAATTGTAAAATAA
- a CDS encoding ABC transporter ATP-binding protein → MIIVTNLEKTFGDQKVLKGVTTQFEAGMTNLIIGQSGSGKTVFLKSLLGIHTPETGTIEFDGRIYSDLTDDEKRELRTEIGMVFQGSALFDSMTVEENIGFPLKMFTKKTPAEIKERVDFVIDRVNLINANDKKPSEISGGMQKRVAIARAIVNNPKYLFCDEPNSGLDPKTAIVIDNLIKEITEEYNITTVINTHDMNSVMEIGQKIIFLKNGLLEWEGSNKEIFKTDNEAVTDFVYSSELFKKVRKMYLEEDTH, encoded by the coding sequence ATGATAATAGTTACTAATTTAGAAAAAACCTTTGGAGATCAAAAAGTATTGAAAGGTGTAACGACTCAATTTGAAGCAGGAATGACTAATCTTATTATTGGTCAAAGTGGTTCTGGTAAAACGGTTTTTTTAAAGTCATTACTTGGAATCCACACACCAGAAACAGGAACTATTGAGTTTGATGGTAGAATTTATTCTGATTTAACAGATGATGAAAAAAGAGAACTTCGTACGGAAATAGGAATGGTTTTTCAAGGAAGTGCACTTTTTGATAGTATGACTGTTGAAGAAAATATAGGCTTCCCTTTAAAAATGTTTACAAAAAAAACACCTGCCGAAATAAAAGAACGTGTTGATTTTGTGATTGATAGAGTAAATTTAATCAATGCAAACGATAAAAAACCTTCGGAAATTTCTGGTGGAATGCAAAAACGAGTAGCTATTGCTAGAGCTATCGTAAACAATCCGAAATATTTGTTTTGTGACGAACCAAACTCAGGGTTAGATCCAAAAACCGCTATTGTAATTGATAATTTAATTAAAGAGATTACCGAAGAATACAATATCACTACTGTTATTAATACACACGATATGAATTCCGTAATGGAAATTGGTCAGAAAATCATATTCTTAAAAAATGGATTGTTAGAATGGGAAGGTTCTAATAAAGAGATTTTTAAGACAGATAATGAAGCGGTAACCGATTTTGTGTATTCATCTGAATTGTTTAAAAAAGTGAGAAAAATGTATTTGGAAGAAGATACTCATTAA
- a CDS encoding MlaE family ABC transporter permease — MMLIRYLSQIGKYFIMLKEVFNKPTRWSVMKQLIFKEIDDLIIDSLGIVSFISFFVGGVVAIQTALNLTNPLIPKYLIGFATRQSVVLEFAPTFISVIMAGKMGSFITSSIGTMRVTEQIDALEVMGVNSLNYLVFPKIIALLLYPFVIGLSMFLGVFGGYIAGVYGGFTTSSEFIQGIQTEFIPFHITYAFIKTIVFALILATIPSFHGFYMKGGALEVGKASTVSFVWTSVVIILMNYILTQLLLS; from the coding sequence ATGATGCTCATACGTTATTTATCACAAATTGGAAAATATTTTATTATGCTTAAAGAGGTTTTCAATAAACCTACTAGATGGAGCGTAATGAAACAACTCATTTTTAAAGAAATAGATGATTTAATTATAGATTCATTAGGAATTGTATCCTTTATTTCGTTTTTCGTAGGTGGTGTTGTTGCCATTCAAACAGCATTAAATTTAACAAATCCTTTGATTCCTAAATACTTAATAGGATTTGCTACAAGACAATCTGTTGTTTTAGAATTTGCACCAACATTTATTTCGGTTATTATGGCAGGAAAAATGGGATCATTCATTACATCAAGTATTGGAACAATGCGTGTAACCGAACAAATAGATGCTTTGGAAGTAATGGGAGTTAATTCGCTAAATTATCTAGTTTTTCCAAAAATAATAGCCTTATTGTTATATCCATTTGTTATTGGATTAAGTATGTTTTTAGGTGTTTTTGGAGGATATATTGCTGGTGTTTATGGTGGTTTTACAACAAGTTCAGAATTTATTCAAGGTATTCAAACAGAATTTATTCCTTTTCACATAACCTATGCTTTTATTAAAACTATTGTATTTGCTTTAATATTAGCAACAATACCATCTTTTCATGGTTTTTATATGAAAGGTGGAGCATTAGAAGTAGGAAAAGCAAGTACAGTTTCTTTTGTTTGGACATCAGTTGTTATTATTTTAATGAATTATATTTTAACTCAACTCCTTTTAAGCTAA
- a CDS encoding helix-turn-helix domain-containing protein yields MKKLRLLTIVILFLTLKVNAQIPNEKGFEFYKEQFFQLQNKPDSALLYVNKIFQSKNDIDLAFAYTTKKYILTVTGAEFDITSFDEKIKEYLGKIVIKKENYKDLASIYILLGHIDKNNGKLDESIKKYVKAKEYALLNDDTFQLAKIKINIAMNLGAINLLDEAIKEIKEIRVLLEKIHDVNNYSFIDKYITNTLGSIYFRKLNQDSKTNTKYCDSAITEFNKIISKTNEKQYLAPANYYLGLLYNHKKEFDIANEYSVTAITLYEELNFKQLLLNAKFNYYYNNYQKGDYKIAKKGFLEFVNNHSDSDTLVDFNYLLSHKYLSKIYIKENNADSVNHYYDNFLFLYEKITDEEKKQFAEAYRTLENTDLKEEVGLIKKENINLKSDKTIITLILGLTIFIILIVFYLFILKKKKQNKKLLEIIENYNKKELENNTISNAVLINDDIELKIIEGLDKIEKTKYFLDKNFNLHNAAKKINTNTTYLSNFINNYKKMSFNDYTNTLRVDYIVKILIEDKKIRNYTTQALAEMLGYKNGASFSRIFKEKTGVTPILFINKLNEK; encoded by the coding sequence ATGAAAAAATTGAGATTACTTACTATTGTAATATTGTTTTTAACTTTAAAAGTTAATGCTCAAATACCGAATGAAAAAGGTTTTGAATTTTACAAAGAACAATTTTTTCAATTACAAAATAAACCTGATAGTGCATTATTGTATGTAAATAAAATATTTCAATCAAAAAACGATATTGATTTAGCATTTGCTTATACTACAAAGAAATATATTTTAACAGTAACAGGAGCTGAGTTTGATATAACCTCATTTGATGAAAAAATAAAAGAATATTTAGGCAAGATTGTAATTAAAAAGGAAAATTATAAAGATTTAGCTAGCATATATATACTCTTAGGTCATATTGATAAAAATAATGGTAAACTTGATGAGTCCATAAAGAAGTATGTAAAAGCAAAAGAATACGCCTTGTTAAATGACGACACTTTTCAATTAGCAAAAATTAAAATTAATATTGCAATGAACCTAGGTGCAATAAATTTGTTAGATGAAGCAATAAAAGAAATTAAAGAAATAAGAGTATTATTAGAAAAAATTCATGATGTTAACAATTATAGTTTTATTGATAAATACATAACAAACACATTAGGATCTATTTATTTTAGAAAGTTAAATCAAGATTCTAAGACTAATACAAAATATTGTGATTCTGCAATTACAGAGTTTAATAAAATTATATCAAAGACGAATGAAAAACAATATTTAGCACCAGCTAATTATTATTTAGGACTTCTATATAATCATAAAAAAGAGTTTGATATAGCAAATGAATATTCTGTTACAGCAATTACCCTTTATGAAGAACTAAATTTCAAACAATTATTGTTGAATGCAAAGTTTAATTATTACTACAATAATTATCAAAAAGGAGATTATAAAATTGCAAAAAAAGGGTTTTTAGAGTTTGTAAATAATCATTCAGATTCGGATACTTTGGTAGATTTTAACTATTTACTATCACATAAATATTTATCTAAGATTTATATTAAAGAAAATAACGCAGATTCGGTTAATCACTACTATGATAATTTTTTATTCTTATATGAAAAAATAACAGACGAAGAAAAAAAACAATTTGCAGAAGCATATAGAACACTTGAAAATACCGATCTAAAAGAAGAAGTAGGCTTAATTAAAAAAGAGAATATCAATCTTAAATCTGATAAAACTATAATTACATTAATACTTGGTTTAACAATATTTATTATCTTGATTGTTTTCTATTTATTCATTTTAAAAAAGAAGAAACAAAATAAAAAACTACTTGAAATTATAGAGAATTACAATAAAAAAGAACTTGAAAATAACACCATTTCTAACGCTGTTCTTATAAATGATGATATTGAATTAAAAATAATTGAAGGATTAGATAAAATTGAAAAAACGAAATATTTTCTAGATAAAAATTTCAATCTTCATAATGCAGCTAAAAAAATAAATACAAACACTACTTACCTTTCAAATTTTATAAATAATTATAAAAAAATGAGTTTTAATGATTATACAAATACCTTACGAGTGGATTATATTGTTAAAATTTTAATTGAAGATAAAAAAATTAGAAACTATACTACACAAGCACTTGCTGAAATGTTAGGGTATAAAAATGGAGCTTCTTTTTCTAGAATATTTAAAGAGAAAACGGGTGTCACCCCGATTCTCTTTATTAATAAATTAAACGAAAAATAG
- a CDS encoding glycosyltransferase, whose protein sequence is MNYYIIIPAHNEAQFISLTLDSLISQTVLPSKIIVVDDNSTDTTAEIVKTFIEKHSFISLVERKSNAIHLPGSKVIQAFHEGEKHIDENYDIIVKVDADLIFPINYFETIITHFKSDDAIGMVGGFAYIEKNGEWILENLTDKDHIRGAFKAYRKATFKQIGGLKPAMGWDTVDELLCKFYNWKVITNESLHVKHLKPTGANYNKTARYKQGEAFYSLGYGFIITAIASLKLAIKKKKPLLFIDYIQGFLKAKFSKKELFVTKEQAIFIRNYRWKKIKEKLF, encoded by the coding sequence ATGAATTACTACATTATTATTCCAGCTCACAACGAAGCACAATTTATAAGTTTGACTTTAGATTCTTTAATAAGTCAAACAGTTTTGCCTAGTAAAATTATTGTTGTTGATGATAATTCTACAGATACAACGGCTGAAATAGTAAAAACATTTATAGAAAAACATTCATTTATCTCATTAGTAGAAAGAAAATCAAATGCTATTCATTTGCCAGGAAGTAAGGTTATTCAAGCTTTTCATGAAGGCGAAAAACATATTGATGAAAATTACGATATTATCGTAAAAGTAGATGCCGATTTGATTTTTCCAATAAATTATTTTGAAACTATCATTACACATTTTAAATCTGATGATGCTATCGGAATGGTTGGCGGTTTTGCCTATATTGAGAAAAATGGAGAATGGATTTTAGAAAACTTAACCGATAAAGATCATATTCGCGGAGCTTTTAAAGCCTATAGAAAAGCAACATTTAAGCAAATTGGTGGTTTAAAACCAGCTATGGGTTGGGATACAGTGGATGAATTACTTTGTAAATTTTATAATTGGAAAGTAATAACAAACGAATCATTACACGTAAAGCACTTAAAACCAACAGGAGCAAATTATAATAAAACAGCTCGATACAAACAAGGTGAAGCTTTTTATAGTTTGGGTTATGGTTTTATTATTACAGCAATTGCATCACTAAAATTAGCGATAAAAAAGAAGAAACCTTTATTGTTTATCGATTATATTCAAGGTTTTTTAAAGGCCAAGTTTTCTAAGAAAGAGCTATTCGTTACTAAAGAACAAGCTATCTTTATCAGGAATTATCGTTGGAAAAAGATCAAAGAAAAGTTGTTTTAA